In Devosia sp. 1566, a single genomic region encodes these proteins:
- the kdpB gene encoding potassium-transporting ATPase subunit KdpB translates to MLARAVGESFSKLDPRKLFGNPVILATELVAVLASISAVVAFTSGGNGGFATAIALWLWATVLFANFAESVAEGRGKAAADSLRATRTTTKAKLIVDEKQGLIVPTPAHELGLGQIILVEAGDVIPVDGEIIEGIASVNEAAITGESAPVIRESGGDRSAVTGGTTVVSDWIKVRVTAQPGSTFLDRMIAMVEGADRRKTPNEIALAVLLAGLTLIFLIAVVTLLGFAAYSGLALDPVVLGALFVCLIPTTIGGLLSAVGIAGMDRLLKVNVLATSGRAVEAAGDVDTLLLDKTGTITFGNRMATEVIASPGIRDDLAFEAAVMASLGDETPEGRSIVELGRNKGVTTQVPAGAHVIPFSATTRLSGLDAGGKSWRKGSVDAILRFTGKSEADTPAAFRQAVERIARSGGTPLGVAEGSNLLGVIHLKDVVKPGVAARFADLRKMGLRTVMITGDNPVTAAAIAAEAGVDDFLAEATPEDKLRLIREEQGKGRLVAMCGDGANDAPALAQADVGVAMQTGAQAAREAGNMVDLDSDPTKVIEIVEVGKQMLITRGALTTFSIANDVAKYFAIIPALFVGVLPQLQALNVMALQSPESAILSAVIFNALVIVALIPLALRGVKYRAVGAGALLSRNLLIYGLGGLVAPFIGIKLIDLVLTALGLA, encoded by the coding sequence ATGCTCGCCCGGGCGGTGGGTGAGAGTTTCAGCAAGCTCGACCCCCGCAAGCTCTTCGGCAACCCGGTTATTCTCGCCACCGAACTGGTGGCGGTGCTGGCCAGCATTTCGGCGGTGGTGGCCTTTACCTCGGGCGGCAATGGCGGCTTTGCCACCGCCATCGCGCTTTGGCTCTGGGCCACGGTGCTGTTTGCCAACTTCGCCGAAAGCGTCGCCGAAGGGCGCGGCAAGGCGGCGGCCGATAGCCTGCGCGCCACCCGCACCACCACCAAGGCCAAGCTGATCGTTGACGAAAAGCAGGGCCTGATCGTCCCCACGCCGGCCCATGAACTGGGCCTGGGGCAGATCATCCTCGTTGAGGCCGGTGACGTTATCCCCGTGGACGGCGAAATCATCGAGGGCATCGCTTCGGTCAATGAAGCGGCTATCACCGGTGAATCGGCCCCCGTGATCCGTGAATCGGGCGGCGACCGTTCGGCCGTGACCGGCGGCACCACGGTTGTGTCCGATTGGATCAAGGTGCGCGTCACCGCCCAGCCCGGCTCCACTTTCCTTGATCGCATGATCGCCATGGTGGAAGGCGCTGATCGCCGCAAGACCCCCAACGAGATCGCGCTGGCCGTGCTTCTCGCCGGCCTCACCCTGATCTTCCTGATCGCGGTCGTGACCCTCCTGGGCTTTGCCGCCTATTCCGGCCTCGCGCTTGATCCCGTGGTGCTGGGCGCCCTTTTTGTCTGCCTGATCCCCACCACCATTGGCGGGCTCCTGTCGGCCGTGGGCATCGCCGGCATGGACCGGCTGCTCAAGGTCAATGTGCTGGCCACCTCCGGCCGCGCGGTGGAAGCGGCGGGCGACGTCGACACGCTCCTGCTCGACAAAACCGGCACCATCACCTTCGGCAACCGCATGGCCACCGAAGTGATTGCCTCCCCCGGCATTCGCGACGATCTCGCCTTTGAGGCGGCCGTGATGGCCTCGTTGGGCGATGAAACCCCCGAGGGCCGCTCCATTGTGGAACTCGGCCGCAACAAGGGCGTCACCACGCAAGTGCCGGCTGGCGCCCATGTGATCCCCTTCTCGGCCACCACCCGCCTCTCCGGCCTCGATGCCGGCGGCAAAAGCTGGCGCAAGGGCTCGGTGGACGCCATTTTGCGCTTCACCGGCAAAAGCGAGGCCGACACCCCGGCCGCCTTCCGCCAGGCGGTGGAACGCATTGCCCGCTCCGGCGGCACCCCGCTCGGGGTCGCCGAAGGCAGCAACCTCCTGGGCGTCATCCACCTCAAGGACGTGGTCAAACCCGGCGTCGCCGCCCGCTTCGCCGATTTGCGCAAAATGGGCCTGCGCACGGTGATGATCACCGGCGACAACCCGGTCACCGCTGCCGCCATTGCCGCCGAAGCGGGCGTTGACGACTTTTTGGCCGAAGCCACCCCTGAGGACAAGCTGCGCTTGATCCGCGAAGAACAGGGCAAGGGCCGGCTCGTTGCCATGTGCGGCGACGGCGCCAATGACGCTCCAGCCCTCGCGCAGGCCGATGTGGGCGTTGCCATGCAGACCGGCGCCCAGGCGGCCCGTGAAGCGGGCAATATGGTGGATCTCGACAGCGATCCCACCAAGGTCATCGAGATCGTGGAAGTGGGCAAGCAGATGCTGATCACCCGCGGTGCGCTGACCACCTTCTCTATCGCCAATGACGTGGCCAAGTATTTCGCCATCATCCCGGCCCTGTTTGTGGGCGTGCTGCCCCAGCTGCAGGCCCTCAACGTCATGGCCCTGCAAAGCCCCGAAAGCGCCATTCTCTCGGCCGTGATCTTCAATGCGCTGGTGATCGTGGCGCTGATCCCGCTGGCCCTGCGCGGCGTCAAATACCGTGCCGTGGGCGCCGGAGCGCTCTTGTCGCGCAATCTCTTGATCTATGGCCTTGGCGGGCTGGTGGCGCCATTTATCGGCATCAAGCTGATCGATCTGGTGCTCACCGCTCTCGGTCTGGCCTAG
- the kdpC gene encoding potassium-transporting ATPase subunit KdpC translates to MLNQARPALVSMLLFSLLLGGAYPAVVTAAGGALFPAQAEGSLLRNNEGVVIGSRLIGQVTTAPHYLWPRPSAAGDGYNAAGSSGSNLGPLNPALLERVASDAAAVRDYAPAGAPVPPDAVTTSGSGLDPEISPEFADLQADRIAAARGIDAQAVRMVIAQNTETPLLGFIGQPRVNVLLTNLALDSAYPLPAPTE, encoded by the coding sequence ATGCTGAACCAAGCAAGACCCGCCCTTGTCTCCATGCTGCTGTTTTCGCTGCTGCTGGGCGGCGCTTACCCCGCGGTGGTGACCGCCGCCGGGGGCGCGCTGTTTCCTGCCCAGGCCGAGGGCTCGCTGTTGCGCAACAATGAGGGCGTCGTGATCGGCTCGCGCCTGATCGGGCAAGTCACCACCGCCCCCCATTATCTGTGGCCCCGCCCATCGGCGGCTGGCGACGGCTATAATGCCGCCGGCTCCTCGGGCTCCAATCTGGGGCCGCTCAATCCCGCTCTCCTTGAGCGGGTGGCGAGCGATGCGGCGGCGGTGCGGGACTATGCCCCCGCCGGTGCCCCCGTACCGCCCGATGCGGTCACCACTTCGGGCTCGGGTCTCGACCCTGAGATTTCGCCCGAATTTGCCGACCTGCAGGCCGACCGCATTGCCGCAGCCCGCGGCATCGACGCCCAAGCGGTGCGCATGGTTATTGCCCAGAACACCGAAACCCCCTTGCTTGGCTTTATCGGCCAGCCCAGGGTCAATGTGTTGCTGACCAATCTGGCCCTCGACAGCGCCTATCCCCTGCCGGCGCCCACGGAGTAA
- a CDS encoding sensor histidine kinase KdpD, translated as MQDYRRPDPEALLIAAQNAHRGKLKVFLGMAPGVGKTYEMLRQARRRKAEGLDVVVGLVETHGRKETESLLRGLEVLPRQPIDHRGRTLLEFDIDASLARRPELLIVDEYAHTNASGSRHPKRWQDVEELLCAGIDVWTTLNVQHLESLVDVVLKITGVRQRETVPDSALSRADDIEVVDITPAELRERMAAGKVYVPETARLAADNFFKPENLTALRELALRRAAQTVDDQLNAAMRVKGLEGPWAAGDRILVLVADDAMAGGLVRQGRRLSDTMKDAPWIVAHISRGRHEDGDAGTTSRLTDALKLAEQLGATTVVLNGDNLVATALQYAGQNNVTQIVIGKGPDSRLRELLGLSLAAELLRAARGVSIHVVTEPGESAPAQRRWWWLRGLRHSWPSHLVGMVYVAAATGIAHLLDQRFERADLGMIFLAAILAAALLHGLWPGLVAAVFAFLLYNLLFLSPRYSFAIGSPTDLLTLLVFLAVALATGILAGRSRDRTRDAQRRAGDVASLLVASRAFSRAPTRLDAAKALVEQTTAVTGAKSVVLLPRGDDLELVAGAPDLAQLGAGAMAAARWSWERGELAGQGTGTLPQTSWTFRPLQGVASRTGVLGVEAQAPLPGSDREKLLTALADGGGVALERADLVLQSVEAETLRRSDRFRTALLNSVSHDLRTPLSTVLGASSTLIELGDKLEAPVKLDLLHSIREEAERLNHYIRNLLDMTRLEGNGVTLRLEACDVEAILRAAAARLSRRLGEHSISYDFPTALPMVIVDPGLLEQAVVNILENAIAYSPDNTEISIAAYEDRSKIVISIEDEGRGIPTAELERVFDKFRRLEEPTDRGKGVGLGLSITKGFIEAMGGTIQAASPIHGDKGTRMLIGLNKSPQDHWIKP; from the coding sequence TTGCAAGACTACCGACGCCCGGATCCCGAAGCTTTGCTCATCGCCGCGCAAAACGCGCATCGCGGCAAGCTCAAAGTGTTCCTGGGCATGGCCCCGGGCGTCGGCAAGACCTATGAAATGCTGCGCCAGGCCCGCCGCCGCAAGGCGGAGGGCCTCGACGTGGTGGTGGGCCTCGTGGAAACCCATGGCCGCAAAGAAACCGAGAGCCTCTTGCGCGGGCTCGAAGTTCTGCCGCGCCAACCCATCGACCATCGCGGCCGCACGCTCCTCGAATTTGACATCGACGCTTCGCTGGCTCGCCGGCCCGAACTGCTGATCGTTGATGAATATGCCCACACCAATGCCTCGGGCTCGCGCCATCCCAAGCGCTGGCAGGATGTGGAAGAACTGCTTTGCGCTGGCATCGATGTTTGGACGACGCTCAATGTCCAGCACCTCGAAAGCCTGGTGGATGTGGTGCTCAAGATCACGGGCGTGCGCCAGCGCGAAACTGTGCCCGACAGTGCCCTCTCGCGCGCCGACGATATCGAAGTGGTCGACATCACCCCGGCCGAGCTGCGCGAGCGCATGGCCGCCGGCAAGGTTTATGTGCCCGAAACCGCGCGCCTCGCCGCCGACAATTTCTTCAAGCCCGAAAACCTCACCGCCTTGCGTGAACTGGCGCTGCGCCGCGCCGCGCAAACCGTGGATGACCAGCTCAATGCCGCCATGCGCGTCAAGGGGCTCGAAGGGCCTTGGGCCGCTGGCGATCGCATTCTGGTGCTGGTCGCCGATGATGCCATGGCGGGCGGCCTGGTCCGGCAGGGCCGGCGCCTCTCGGACACCATGAAGGACGCCCCCTGGATCGTCGCCCATATCTCGCGCGGCCGCCACGAAGACGGCGATGCCGGCACCACCTCGCGCCTGACCGATGCGCTCAAGCTCGCCGAACAGCTGGGCGCCACCACCGTCGTGCTCAATGGCGACAATCTGGTTGCTACAGCCCTGCAATATGCCGGCCAGAACAACGTCACCCAAATCGTGATCGGCAAGGGCCCCGATAGCCGCCTGCGCGAACTGTTGGGCCTGTCCTTGGCCGCCGAATTGCTGCGCGCCGCCCGGGGCGTTTCCATCCATGTGGTCACCGAGCCGGGGGAAAGTGCTCCGGCACAGCGGCGCTGGTGGTGGCTGCGCGGCCTGCGCCATAGCTGGCCCTCCCACCTTGTGGGCATGGTTTATGTGGCCGCGGCTACCGGCATTGCCCACCTGCTGGATCAGCGCTTCGAACGCGCCGATCTGGGGATGATTTTTCTGGCCGCCATTCTCGCCGCCGCGCTCCTCCATGGCTTGTGGCCCGGCCTCGTAGCCGCGGTATTCGCCTTTTTGCTTTATAACCTCCTTTTCCTCAGCCCCCGCTACAGCTTTGCCATCGGCTCGCCCACGGACCTTCTGACCCTGCTGGTGTTCCTGGCCGTCGCATTGGCCACCGGCATTCTCGCCGGCCGCTCGCGCGACCGCACCCGGGATGCCCAGCGCCGGGCCGGCGATGTCGCCTCGCTCCTTGTCGCCAGCCGCGCCTTTTCGCGCGCCCCCACGCGCCTCGACGCGGCCAAGGCCCTGGTGGAGCAAACCACGGCGGTCACCGGTGCTAAATCGGTGGTGCTCTTGCCCCGGGGCGATGATCTGGAACTGGTGGCCGGCGCGCCCGATCTGGCCCAGCTCGGCGCCGGCGCCATGGCCGCCGCCCGTTGGTCCTGGGAACGGGGCGAGCTGGCAGGGCAGGGCACCGGCACGCTGCCGCAAACCAGCTGGACTTTCCGGCCCCTCCAGGGCGTCGCCAGCCGCACCGGTGTTCTGGGCGTCGAGGCCCAGGCGCCGCTGCCGGGCTCGGATCGCGAAAAACTGCTGACCGCGCTGGCCGATGGCGGCGGCGTGGCGCTGGAACGCGCCGATCTGGTGCTCCAATCGGTGGAAGCCGAAACCCTGCGCCGCTCCGACCGCTTCCGCACCGCGCTCCTCAATTCCGTCAGCCACGATTTGCGCACGCCGCTGTCGACAGTCCTGGGCGCTTCTTCGACCCTGATCGAACTGGGCGACAAGCTCGAAGCGCCAGTCAAGCTCGACCTGCTCCACTCCATCCGGGAGGAAGCCGAGCGCCTCAACCATTATATCCGCAACCTCCTCGACATGACCCGGCTCGAGGGCAATGGCGTGACGCTCCGCCTCGAAGCCTGCGATGTTGAAGCCATTCTGCGGGCCGCCGCCGCCCGCCTCAGCCGGCGCTTGGGCGAGCATTCCATTTCCTATGATTTCCCCACGGCACTGCCCATGGTCATCGTCGATCCCGGTTTGCTGGAACAAGCCGTGGTCAATATCCTCGAAAACGCCATTGCCTATTCGCCCGACAACACCGAAATCAGCATCGCCGCCTATGAGGACCGCTCCAAGATCGTGATCAGCATCGAGGATGAGGGCCGCGGCATTCCCACCGCCGAGCTGGAGCGGGTGTTCGACAAGTTCCGGCGCCTTGAAGAACCTACCGACCGCGGCAAGGGCGTTGGCCTTGGCCTTTCCATCACCAAGGGCTTTATCGAAGCCATGGGCGGCACCATTCAGGCCGCCAGCCCCATCCATGGCGATAAGGGCACCCGCATGCTGATCGGCCTCAACAAATCGCCGCAGGATCACTGGATCAAGCCATGA
- a CDS encoding response regulator, producing the protein MTEIRKRVLVIDDEPQMHRFLGPALEAAGYAHLRADNGAQGLREIVLRSPDVVILDLGLPDMDGKDVLVKARTFYDGPVIILSARDKEGEKIEALEKGANDYVEKPFGIGELLARIGVALRQRGAVQPSQAKVSFGDIVVDLDLRYVTRAGEPIRLPPKEYALLTRLIAGQRKVLTHKELLSAVWGAAHVEDTQYLRVAIGQLRQKLERDPSQPAHLITEPGIGYRLLLD; encoded by the coding sequence ATGACCGAAATCCGCAAACGCGTCCTCGTGATCGATGACGAGCCGCAGATGCATCGTTTTTTGGGTCCGGCACTTGAGGCGGCAGGCTATGCGCATCTGCGGGCAGATAACGGCGCGCAGGGCTTGCGCGAAATCGTGCTGCGCAGCCCCGATGTAGTGATCCTCGACCTTGGCCTGCCCGACATGGACGGCAAGGATGTGCTGGTGAAAGCCCGCACCTTCTACGATGGCCCGGTGATCATCCTTTCCGCGCGCGACAAGGAAGGCGAAAAGATCGAGGCCCTTGAAAAGGGTGCCAATGACTATGTGGAAAAGCCTTTCGGCATTGGTGAACTCCTGGCGCGTATTGGCGTCGCACTCCGGCAGCGAGGAGCGGTGCAGCCTTCGCAGGCCAAGGTGTCCTTTGGCGACATCGTGGTGGACCTCGATCTGCGCTATGTGACCCGCGCCGGCGAGCCGATCCGTCTGCCACCCAAGGAATATGCCTTGCTGACCCGCCTTATCGCGGGGCAGCGCAAGGTGTTGACCCACAAGGAACTGCTGAGTGCAGTTTGGGGCGCTGCTCATGTCGAGGACACGCAATATCTGCGCGTGGCGATCGGCCAACTCAGGCAAAAATTGGAACGGGACCCGAGCCAGCCCGCGCATCTGATCACCGAACCCGGTATCGGCTACCGCCTGCTGCTGGATTGA
- a CDS encoding hemerythrin domain-containing protein, which yields MRRTRDGGRQPANNVDRHKCLALSRALGPLLAEAQELEEGEIFPALLTLKPLQAELGGTLKQLRFDHQLDLFYAEEVQEMLHSYGEGRRRVSPEAAGFMLRGFFEGLRRHIAFEEHLLVPLMQLVEKQPRAAPI from the coding sequence GTGCGACGAACTCGAGACGGTGGCCGACAGCCTGCCAACAATGTCGACCGGCACAAATGCCTCGCCCTCTCCCGCGCGCTCGGACCCCTCCTGGCCGAGGCGCAGGAACTCGAGGAAGGCGAGATCTTTCCCGCTCTTCTTACCCTAAAGCCGCTGCAGGCAGAACTCGGTGGAACGCTCAAGCAGCTGCGCTTTGATCACCAGCTCGATCTGTTCTACGCCGAGGAAGTGCAGGAAATGCTGCATTCCTATGGGGAAGGACGGCGCCGCGTCTCGCCCGAAGCCGCGGGCTTCATGCTGCGCGGGTTCTTCGAGGGCCTGCGCCGTCACATCGCCTTTGAAGAGCATCTGCTAGTGCCCCTGATGCAACTGGTGGAGAAACAGCCGCGGGCGGCGCCCATCTAG